Proteins encoded by one window of Methanosarcinales archaeon:
- a CDS encoding class I SAM-dependent methyltransferase, translating into MSIITKYNRISYVYDIMESTVEYLMFGKWRKQILSDLSGFVLDIGVGTGKNLKYYPENCRVVGMDVSSKMLEHAKKRAENMDNVSLFVMDGEHLAFENHSFDYVITTFVLCSIPDPVAALKEMKRVCKPDGMVINMEHMKSKHAILSMIEDIFNPLTFGAMGVNINRKTAENIKKAGLNIISEQNLALKDVFRLIKSKP; encoded by the coding sequence ATGTCGATCATCACGAAATATAACCGCATTTCTTATGTTTATGACATAATGGAATCAACAGTAGAGTATCTGATGTTTGGCAAATGGAGGAAGCAGATCCTATCTGATCTAAGTGGCTTTGTACTGGATATTGGAGTGGGAACTGGTAAGAACCTAAAATATTATCCGGAAAATTGCAGGGTTGTTGGAATGGATGTCAGCTCAAAGATGCTGGAACATGCCAAAAAACGAGCAGAAAATATGGATAATGTTTCACTTTTTGTAATGGATGGAGAGCATCTGGCATTTGAAAATCACAGTTTTGATTATGTGATAACGACATTTGTGCTGTGTTCAATACCTGATCCTGTGGCAGCTTTGAAAGAGATGAAAAGGGTATGCAAACCAGATGGGATGGTTATCAATATGGAGCATATGAAAAGTAAGCATGCCATATTGTCTATGATCGAAGATATCTTCAATCCCTTAACTTTCGGTGCAATGGGAGTCAATATCAACCGTAAGACAGCTGAAAATATCAAGAAAGCCGGATTAAATATAATATCTGAACAAAACCTTGCATTAAAAGATGTATTCAGGCTTATTAAGTCGAAACCCTGA